A section of the Pseudomonadota bacterium genome encodes:
- a CDS encoding flagellin — protein sequence MINTNMFSLNAQGKVGSAEGTLAMAMERLSSGLRINSARDDAAGLAISDRMSSQVRGLTQAVRNANDGVSLAQTAEGALQESGAIMQRMRELAVQSANETNSASDRVNLQKEVSQLQTELNRIANTTTFNTKNLLDGSFTNAKFHVGFEANQTININIGDARGTSIGTNYLSTTAGTANAAAAAAVNGVAAGTVAVDGSLGSATVTVAAADSARDIAAAVNGEADTTGVTASAASYAILEVGAAGAVAFDLEGQNEGDGIRVAATLAAATDISDLAKAINDVAGKTGITASLSDDGSQILLENQEGYDISIANIGVTALDLTGVEAPSDRAVGEDAFAAGSAAGATITMAAGTGVGTVAGTVAFDSPKSFTVTASDASLGAAGVATVSSLNDVGSVDISTQAGANAALNVLDGGLAFVSDIRADLGAIMNRFESTMNNLNNVVENTTAARSRITDADFAKETAALSRAQVLQQASMAMLAQANQQPQQVLSLLR from the coding sequence ATGATTAACACCAATATGTTCTCGCTGAATGCCCAAGGCAAAGTGGGCTCGGCAGAGGGAACATTGGCAATGGCGATGGAGCGCCTGTCTTCCGGGTTGCGCATCAACAGCGCCCGGGATGACGCTGCGGGCCTCGCCATTTCCGACCGCATGTCTTCACAGGTGCGCGGTTTGACGCAAGCTGTGCGGAACGCTAACGACGGCGTGTCCCTCGCTCAAACTGCCGAGGGTGCGTTGCAGGAGTCCGGTGCGATCATGCAACGGATGCGTGAGCTGGCCGTGCAGTCTGCCAACGAAACCAACTCGGCCTCGGACCGGGTGAACCTGCAGAAAGAAGTGTCGCAGCTGCAGACCGAGTTGAACCGCATCGCGAACACGACCACGTTCAACACCAAGAACCTGCTCGACGGTTCCTTCACCAACGCGAAATTCCACGTGGGGTTCGAGGCCAACCAGACCATCAACATCAACATCGGTGATGCACGCGGCACGAGCATCGGCACAAACTACTTGTCTACCACGGCCGGAACCGCAAACGCGGCGGCGGCCGCTGCCGTGAACGGCGTTGCCGCCGGCACCGTTGCAGTTGATGGCTCGCTCGGCAGTGCCACGGTCACTGTGGCTGCGGCCGACAGCGCCCGCGACATCGCTGCCGCCGTCAATGGTGAGGCGGATACAACGGGTGTCACAGCTTCTGCCGCGTCCTACGCGATTCTCGAAGTCGGTGCGGCCGGTGCGGTGGCATTCGACCTTGAAGGTCAGAACGAGGGTGACGGTATCCGGGTGGCGGCGACTCTTGCCGCGGCCACGGACATCAGTGACCTCGCGAAAGCGATCAACGACGTCGCGGGTAAAACCGGCATTACGGCATCCCTGAGTGACGACGGCAGCCAGATCCTGCTCGAGAACCAGGAAGGCTACGACATCTCGATTGCCAACATCGGTGTGACGGCGCTGGACCTGACCGGTGTCGAGGCCCCGAGTGACCGCGCGGTGGGTGAGGACGCGTTTGCTGCCGGTTCGGCAGCGGGTGCGACAATCACGATGGCGGCCGGGACTGGCGTGGGTACCGTGGCGGGAACCGTTGCGTTCGACTCGCCCAAGTCCTTCACGGTCACGGCGAGCGATGCGTCACTCGGTGCGGCCGGTGTGGCGACCGTGTCATCGCTCAACGACGTCGGCTCGGTTGACATCAGCACACAGGCCGGGGCGAACGCCGCCTTGAACGTGCTCGATGGCGGCCTCGCTTTCGTCTCCGACATCCGCGCTGACCTCGGTGCGATCATGAACCGCTTCGAGTCCACGATGAACAACCTGAACAACGTGGTCGAGAACACCACGGCAGCGCGTTCACGCATCACCGACGCGGATTTCGCCA
- a CDS encoding flagellin, translating to MTSISSNLLSLNAQGSVSKAGFSLATSMERLSSGLRINSARDDAAGLAISDRMSSQIRGLSQAVRNANDGVSLAQTAEGALQESGNIMQRMRELAVQSANDTNSASDRVNLQKEVSQLQTELNRIANTTSFNGKNLLDGSFTNAKFHVGFQADQSININIGDARGTSIGTNSLSTAAGTSTVAVATAANGIAATVLNLDGALGSATVNAAAGESAKSIADNINANTDATGVEANAHTYAMLTAGAAGAVAFDLEGQNEGDGIRVAATLAATTDLTDLATAINDVSGKTGITATLSDDKSQILLENSEGYDISIANAGATALDIQGVEAVGDRAVGEDAFAAGSLVGAAATIAATTGLGTVAGTITYNSSKSFSVTSDTASLGAAGVATVSALDDVGSIDISTAEGANAALNILDGGLATISDSRAELGATMNRFESTMNNLNNVVENTTAARSRITDADFAAETAALSRAQVLQQASMAMLAQANQQPQQVLSLLR from the coding sequence ATGACCTCAATCAGTAGCAATCTGCTGTCCCTGAATGCACAGGGAAGTGTGAGCAAAGCCGGGTTCAGTTTGGCCACCTCGATGGAGAGGCTGTCGTCTGGATTGCGTATCAACAGCGCGCGGGACGACGCGGCCGGCCTTGCCATTTCGGATCGCATGAGTTCGCAGATCCGTGGATTGTCTCAGGCAGTACGCAATGCTAATGATGGCGTCTCGTTGGCACAGACCGCCGAGGGCGCGCTGCAGGAGTCGGGCAACATCATGCAGCGTATGCGTGAGCTGGCCGTACAGTCTGCAAATGACACCAACTCCGCGTCTGATCGCGTCAACCTGCAAAAAGAAGTGTCGCAGTTGCAGACAGAGTTGAACCGGATCGCCAACACCACCTCCTTCAACGGCAAGAACCTGCTCGACGGCAGTTTCACCAATGCCAAGTTCCACGTGGGCTTTCAGGCGGACCAGTCGATCAACATCAACATCGGCGATGCGCGCGGCACCAGTATCGGCACGAACTCGCTGTCGACCGCGGCGGGCACCAGCACGGTTGCCGTCGCGACAGCGGCCAACGGAATAGCGGCCACTGTATTGAACCTGGACGGTGCGCTGGGCAGTGCGACCGTGAACGCCGCGGCTGGTGAATCTGCCAAGTCGATCGCCGACAACATCAACGCGAACACGGACGCCACCGGTGTCGAGGCGAACGCACACACCTACGCCATGCTGACCGCCGGTGCCGCCGGCGCGGTGGCGTTTGATCTCGAGGGCCAGAACGAGGGTGACGGCATCCGCGTCGCGGCGACCCTGGCGGCGACTACCGATCTCACGGACCTCGCCACCGCCATCAACGATGTGTCGGGCAAGACGGGCATCACCGCCACGCTGAGTGACGACAAGAGCCAGATCCTGCTCGAGAACAGCGAGGGGTACGATATTTCGATCGCCAACGCTGGTGCGACGGCCCTGGACATTCAGGGCGTCGAAGCCGTGGGTGACCGCGCGGTGGGTGAGGATGCCTTCGCGGCCGGCTCACTGGTTGGCGCGGCAGCCACCATTGCAGCAACGACGGGCCTCGGTACGGTTGCGGGGACGATCACCTACAACTCGTCCAAGTCTTTCTCGGTGACATCGGACACCGCCTCGCTCGGCGCTGCGGGCGTGGCCACGGTCTCCGCGCTGGACGACGTGGGCTCGATCGACATCAGCACGGCGGAGGGCGCCAACGCGGCCCTGAACATCCTCGATGGTGGCCTCGCGACCATCTCGGATTCCCGTGCCGAGCTCGGTGCCACGATGAACCGCTTTGAGTCCACGATGAACAACCTCAACAACGTCGTGGAAAACACCACCGCAGCGCGCTCTCGCATCACCGACGCGGATTTCGCTGCCGAAACGGCGGCGCTGTCCAGGGCGCAGGTGTTGCAACAGGCCAGTATGGCCATGCTTGCACAAGCGAATCAGCAGCCCCAGCAGGTGCTGTCCCTCCTGAGATAA
- a CDS encoding flagellin translates to MTVINTNMMSMNALGRVGDAGSSLATAMERLSSGLRINSAKDDAAGLAISDRMTSQIRGLSQAVRNANDGVSLAQTAEGALQESGNIMQRMRELAVQAANDTNSASDRANLQKEAAQLQTELNRIANTTTFNGRNLLDGTFANAKFQVGFEANQTINVNVGDARATSIGTHYASTGAGTGTAAVGALANGIAAGTVAVDGSQGSATVTVAAGDSARDIAQAINAESDGTGVQAGASTSALLGVSAAGAVAFDLQGQNEDAAIRVAATLSDATNLTDLAKAINDVQGKTGVTATLSDDRAQILLENSEGYDVTLANVGASALTLQGVEAVNDRAVGDSAFDSGAGAVLAVAAGTGTGTVAGTVTFDSAKSYSVTASDASLGAAGVATVSSLIDVGSIDIGTQDGANAALNVLDGGLAAISDVRADLGAIMSRFENTMNNLNNVVENTSAARSRIVDADFAAETAKLSKAQVLQQASMAMLAQANQQPQQVLTLLR, encoded by the coding sequence ATGACGGTAATCAATACCAATATGATGTCGATGAACGCGCTCGGGCGCGTTGGCGACGCTGGCAGCTCGTTGGCCACGGCGATGGAACGTCTCTCGTCTGGTCTGCGTATCAACAGTGCGAAAGACGACGCGGCGGGTCTTGCGATCTCGGACCGCATGACCTCTCAGATCCGCGGCCTGTCACAGGCCGTGCGGAACGCGAACGATGGCGTGTCGCTGGCCCAGACCGCAGAAGGCGCGTTGCAGGAATCCGGCAACATCATGCAGCGTATGCGCGAGCTGGCGGTGCAGGCGGCGAACGACACCAACTCCGCGAGTGACCGCGCCAACCTGCAAAAGGAAGCTGCGCAGCTGCAGACCGAGTTGAACCGCATTGCCAACACCACGACCTTCAACGGTCGCAACCTGCTCGATGGCACCTTCGCTAACGCGAAATTCCAGGTGGGCTTTGAGGCGAACCAGACCATCAACGTGAATGTCGGTGACGCACGCGCCACCAGCATCGGCACGCACTACGCGTCCACCGGCGCTGGCACGGGCACGGCGGCCGTGGGTGCCCTGGCCAACGGCATTGCGGCGGGCACCGTCGCTGTTGACGGTTCACAGGGCAGTGCCACCGTCACGGTTGCGGCGGGTGATTCCGCTCGCGACATTGCACAGGCGATCAATGCGGAATCAGACGGCACAGGCGTGCAGGCTGGGGCGTCCACGAGTGCACTGCTCGGTGTGTCTGCCGCGGGCGCGGTGGCTTTCGACCTGCAGGGCCAGAATGAAGATGCGGCCATCCGGGTTGCTGCCACGCTGTCGGATGCAACCAACCTGACCGACCTCGCCAAGGCGATCAACGACGTGCAGGGCAAAACCGGTGTCACCGCCACCTTGAGCGACGACCGCGCGCAGATACTGTTGGAAAACAGCGAAGGCTACGACGTCACCCTGGCGAACGTGGGCGCATCGGCTTTGACGCTTCAGGGTGTCGAGGCCGTGAACGACCGTGCAGTCGGCGATTCCGCCTTTGATTCCGGTGCAGGTGCTGTCCTGGCGGTTGCCGCCGGCACGGGCACCGGCACCGTGGCGGGCACCGTGACCTTTGACTCTGCCAAGTCGTACTCGGTCACGGCGAGCGATGCGTCGCTCGGTGCGGCCGGTGTGGCCACCGTATCGTCACTCATCGACGTTGGCTCGATCGACATCGGCACACAAGATGGGGCCAACGCGGCGCTGAATGTGCTGGACGGCGGCCTGGCGGCCATCTCCGATGTGCGGGCCGACCTCGGTGCGATCATGAGCCGGTTCGAGAACACCATGAACAATCTCAACAATGTGGTTGAGAACACCTCAGCGGCGCGTTCCCGCATCGTCGACGCGGACTTTGCCGCCGAAACGGCGAAGCTGTCAAAAGCTCAGGTGCTGCAACAAGCGAGCATGGCCATGCTGGCGCAGGCCAACCAGCAACCGCAACAGGTTCTGACGCTGCTCCGGTAA
- the flgL gene encoding flagellar hook-associated protein FlgL, which yields MRITHNLTFDRALSSFNQQNSRIYDLQGQLSSGVRLQSPDQAPVDAVRVSRLNSLNARMEQYQENINLVNHRLGVEESSLRNITTLYQRARELTIQAGNTSLPTESREAIATELESRMSELVDLINTKDSLGNYVFAGYDGRTKPVEMTLTDGLGRVEMRGGEVEHRVEVGEARDVIVGDHSAKNVLRTDSATALRTRADVTNTGTGLMLPAFVSDETAFAGDTLTVEFVGANTIDVRDSGGTVVAAGLTVVTGERIDFAGVTTTFDGSPAVGDTFTIEPGLRKDAFGVFNQMIDALRGGTDEQLTEAVDRTLTDFDGLMSTVSTATASLGARLNSLESQSDSLSDYSLRTSKTISSLRDTNYAEAASNLQRELAILQAAQQTLSLMQRNSLFNFL from the coding sequence ATGCGCATAACCCACAATCTCACCTTCGATCGGGCGCTGTCTTCGTTCAACCAACAGAACAGCCGGATCTACGACCTCCAAGGTCAGTTGTCGAGCGGCGTGCGGCTGCAATCGCCCGACCAGGCACCCGTCGATGCGGTGCGGGTCAGCCGCTTGAACAGCCTCAACGCGCGGATGGAGCAGTACCAGGAGAACATCAACCTGGTGAACCACCGCCTGGGCGTGGAGGAGAGTTCGCTGCGCAACATCACGACCCTCTACCAGCGCGCCCGCGAGCTCACCATTCAGGCCGGTAACACGTCCTTGCCGACGGAGTCGCGCGAGGCGATAGCAACCGAACTCGAGTCGCGCATGTCGGAGCTCGTGGACCTGATCAACACCAAGGACTCGCTTGGCAACTACGTGTTCGCCGGCTACGATGGGAGAACCAAACCGGTCGAGATGACCCTGACCGACGGCCTCGGGCGGGTGGAGATGCGCGGCGGAGAGGTCGAACACCGGGTGGAAGTCGGCGAGGCCCGCGACGTCATCGTCGGTGATCATTCGGCGAAAAACGTGCTGCGCACCGACAGTGCCACAGCGCTGCGCACACGCGCGGATGTCACCAACACCGGCACCGGGCTGATGCTGCCGGCCTTTGTCTCCGACGAAACCGCCTTTGCCGGTGACACGCTGACGGTCGAATTCGTCGGTGCGAACACCATCGACGTGCGCGACAGCGGTGGCACCGTGGTGGCGGCGGGTTTGACCGTTGTCACTGGCGAGCGCATCGACTTTGCCGGTGTCACAACCACCTTCGACGGCTCGCCCGCAGTGGGCGACACCTTCACCATCGAGCCCGGGCTGCGCAAGGACGCCTTCGGGGTGTTCAATCAGATGATCGACGCCTTGCGCGGCGGCACCGACGAGCAACTGACCGAAGCCGTCGACCGCACCCTGACCGATTTCGACGGGTTGATGAGCACGGTGTCCACAGCGACGGCAAGCCTCGGCGCGCGGCTGAACTCGCTCGAATCGCAGAGCGACAGCCTGAGCGACTACTCCTTGCGCACGAGCAAGACGATCTCTTCGCTGCGTGACACCAACTACGCGGAAGCGGCGTCCAACCTGCAACGCGAATTGGCCATACTGCAGGCCGCACAGCAGACTCTGTCGTTGATGCAGCGTAACAGCCTGTTCAACTTCCTCTGA
- the flgK gene encoding flagellar hook-associated protein FlgK gives MPDLYGIATSGLRATQSSLSTVGNNIANANTDGYHRQRVEKTESISVQFGSFRYGTGVQIDALVRAHNEIVSKQLRVATSDLSRHEQLAEVSRQVSDLFGEEGYGLDEGLSKFFNDIRDATNDPSSVPLRTVVLESARSLAHKFQGMDNELKAVSNNVESEIRQQTSELNRLTDELGKINQRIHAVSGTTAKNVSPDLLDERDRLLHQISERVNIHTRFYDDGAVNVTVQSGHTLVNKEGGYPLQLEVASDRHDRFDLRASDGGQPVITEMLQGGTLGALLHESRDVIDEARDNIGRLAVGLSEMLNAQHRIGVTPAGDFGGNFFDVGEPNIVSNLNNTGLATIDVAYVDATALRGGDYTLSYDGANWTFASEDGTSSVSGAGPTLTLDGLELTLGGTAVAGDTYLVQPTNGAAARLTLGLNDASELAASLPVRAVVDSENVGNGRLTGPELLDVTDPGLRTPIDIVFNNPATSFDLIDTSTGTTVAAAQPYTPGDPIDLNGWRVRIDATPQAGDRFVVEDNAGGTAFHNLREISDLQVKDYFENGTASVEDLFQNALGEAAGVAAASQLGVESQRALHENLSERLESEVGVDLDQEAADLLRFQQHYQANARVLTVAQDLFNTILGAMR, from the coding sequence ATGCCTGATTTGTATGGCATCGCCACCAGCGGTCTGCGCGCCACGCAGTCCTCGCTCAGCACGGTTGGCAACAACATCGCCAACGCGAACACCGACGGCTACCACCGACAGCGGGTCGAGAAAACCGAATCCATCTCGGTGCAGTTCGGCAGCTTCCGCTACGGCACCGGTGTGCAGATCGACGCGCTGGTCCGGGCGCACAACGAAATCGTGTCCAAGCAGCTCCGCGTCGCGACCTCCGACCTGTCACGCCACGAGCAGCTCGCCGAGGTGTCGCGTCAGGTGTCGGATCTCTTTGGCGAGGAGGGCTACGGGCTTGACGAGGGCCTGAGCAAGTTCTTCAACGACATCCGCGACGCGACTAACGACCCGAGCTCCGTGCCCCTGCGCACCGTGGTGCTCGAGAGTGCGCGGTCGTTGGCCCACAAGTTTCAGGGCATGGACAACGAGCTCAAAGCCGTGTCCAACAACGTCGAGAGTGAAATCAGACAGCAGACCAGCGAGCTGAATCGCCTCACTGATGAACTCGGCAAGATCAACCAACGCATCCACGCGGTGTCTGGGACGACGGCGAAAAACGTGTCACCGGACCTGCTCGACGAGCGCGATCGGTTGCTGCACCAGATCAGCGAGCGGGTGAACATCCACACCCGGTTTTACGACGACGGCGCGGTGAACGTAACAGTGCAGAGCGGTCACACGCTGGTCAACAAGGAAGGCGGCTACCCGCTCCAGCTCGAGGTGGCCTCGGACCGCCACGATCGCTTCGACCTGCGTGCGTCGGACGGCGGCCAGCCGGTGATCACCGAGATGCTGCAGGGTGGCACGCTCGGCGCGCTGTTGCACGAGAGCCGCGACGTGATCGACGAGGCGCGTGACAACATCGGGCGCCTGGCGGTTGGCCTGAGCGAAATGCTGAATGCGCAGCACCGCATTGGTGTGACACCGGCGGGTGATTTCGGTGGCAACTTCTTCGACGTGGGTGAACCCAACATCGTCAGCAACCTCAACAACACAGGCCTGGCTACCATCGACGTCGCCTACGTCGATGCAACTGCGTTGCGCGGCGGCGACTACACGCTCTCCTACGACGGCGCCAACTGGACCTTCGCCTCGGAAGACGGCACCAGCAGCGTCTCGGGCGCCGGGCCGACGTTGACGCTCGATGGCCTGGAGCTCACGCTTGGCGGCACCGCCGTCGCTGGCGACACCTACCTGGTGCAGCCCACCAACGGCGCCGCAGCGCGGCTGACACTGGGCTTGAACGACGCCTCCGAGCTTGCGGCGAGCCTGCCGGTGCGCGCTGTCGTCGACAGCGAAAACGTCGGCAACGGCCGGTTGACCGGACCCGAGTTGCTCGATGTCACGGACCCTGGCTTGCGCACGCCAATCGACATCGTCTTCAACAACCCGGCGACCAGCTTCGACCTGATTGACACCTCGACCGGCACGACCGTGGCTGCCGCGCAACCGTACACACCCGGCGACCCGATCGACCTCAACGGGTGGCGGGTGCGCATCGACGCCACGCCGCAGGCAGGTGACCGGTTCGTTGTCGAGGACAACGCGGGCGGCACGGCCTTCCACAACCTGCGCGAGATCTCGGATCTGCAGGTCAAGGACTATTTCGAGAACGGGACCGCTTCGGTCGAGGACCTGTTTCAGAATGCCCTGGGCGAAGCGGCCGGGGTCGCCGCAGCGTCCCAGCTCGGCGTCGAGAGCCAGCGTGCGTTGCACGAGAACCTGAGCGAGCGCCTGGAGTCCGAGGTCGGCGTGGACCTCGACCAGGAGGCGGCCGATCTGCTGCGTTTCCAGCAACACTACCAGGCGAACGCCCGGGTGCTCACCGTGGCGCAGGACCTCTTCAACACCATCCTCGGAGCCATGCGGTGA
- the flgJ gene encoding flagellar assembly peptidoglycan hydrolase FlgJ, whose amino-acid sequence MNTIDAGQYLDLRGLAQLRHQARQTPEADATLRQVAEQFESLFVHMVLKSQRAATFGDPLFDSNALDTYRDMQDQQMALELARRGGFGLADVLVQQLGKFHNVGQPAEAEAADASVDTGAGAGGVSETALRFTPPVTLNREVGSDAQPALRPTVETAASALGFDPSDWPGVALDTVTPGARDAALAPHKPVEPVAVQTGAAPLEPLRGIPLAVSSHLSYRVEPARSGSPADAPAWSSPEQFVHAVMPHARSAAQAIGVDPRVLVAQAALETGWGQHVPHDARTAGFNLFGIKADARWQGERVAWNTLEHDGVEFRPTRAQFRAYAGVEQAVNDYVDFLRDNPRYEPALARAEDADAYVEALHAAGYATDPDYADKVLSILHGNRLNQAVATAEG is encoded by the coding sequence GTGAACACCATCGACGCGGGACAGTACCTCGACTTGCGCGGCCTGGCGCAACTGCGTCACCAGGCACGCCAGACCCCTGAAGCCGACGCAACCCTGCGCCAGGTCGCAGAACAGTTCGAGAGTCTGTTCGTGCACATGGTGCTGAAGTCACAGCGTGCAGCGACCTTCGGCGATCCGCTGTTCGACAGCAACGCGCTCGACACCTACCGCGACATGCAGGACCAGCAGATGGCGCTTGAACTCGCGCGCCGTGGCGGTTTCGGGCTTGCCGATGTGCTGGTACAACAGCTGGGCAAGTTCCACAACGTCGGCCAGCCCGCCGAGGCTGAAGCCGCCGACGCCAGCGTCGATACGGGTGCCGGTGCCGGGGGCGTCAGCGAGACGGCGCTGCGCTTCACACCGCCGGTCACGCTGAACCGCGAGGTCGGGTCGGACGCCCAGCCTGCACTGAGGCCGACGGTCGAGACGGCCGCGTCGGCACTCGGGTTCGACCCGTCTGATTGGCCGGGTGTTGCGCTGGACACCGTGACGCCAGGCGCGCGCGACGCAGCCCTGGCCCCGCACAAGCCGGTTGAGCCGGTTGCCGTACAGACCGGCGCTGCGCCACTTGAGCCGCTTCGGGGTATCCCGCTGGCCGTCTCTTCGCACCTGAGCTACCGTGTCGAGCCTGCTCGGTCCGGTTCACCGGCCGATGCACCTGCCTGGTCCTCGCCCGAGCAGTTCGTGCACGCGGTGATGCCGCACGCCCGCAGCGCGGCGCAGGCGATCGGCGTCGACCCGCGGGTGCTGGTCGCCCAGGCGGCGCTGGAAACCGGTTGGGGCCAACACGTGCCGCACGATGCCCGGACAGCGGGTTTCAACCTGTTCGGCATCAAGGCCGACGCGCGCTGGCAGGGCGAGCGCGTGGCCTGGAACACGCTTGAGCACGACGGCGTCGAGTTTCGGCCAACGCGTGCCCAGTTCCGCGCCTACGCGGGCGTTGAACAGGCTGTGAACGACTACGTGGACTTCCTGCGTGACAATCCGCGTTACGAACCGGCCCTGGCCCGCGCGGAGGACGCCGACGCGTACGTCGAGGCCTTGCACGCGGCGGGTTACGCCACAGACCCGGACTACGCCGACAAGGTCTTGTCCATCCTGCACGGCAATCGGCTGAACCAGGCCGTGGCGACGGCGGAGGGCTGA
- a CDS encoding flagellar basal body P-ring protein FlgI, translating into MIRVLVVLLALMATPTYAERVKDIASVAGVRENQLLGYGLVVGLDGSGDSLTRTRFTAHSLSALLNRYGITLPEGVTPDSKNIAAVMVSATLPPFSKPGQRIDVTVSSLGDAKNLRGGSLLMTPLKGADGAIYALAQGNLTVSGFGIEGADGSKVTVNVPSSARVPNGATVERSVPTPFGAADALYFNLHTPDFTTAKRLADKFNTALGPGSASAQDAVTVRVLAPPTVDQRVGFLAYLEELEIEPGEAAARVIVNSRTGTIVIGSHVRVGPAAVTHGSLTVSVNENPEVSQPNALAGGQTAQVEDTAIDIDEENNRMFLFRGETSLSEIVRAVNQVGAAPSDLVAILEALKEAGALQAQLIVI; encoded by the coding sequence ATGATCCGCGTTCTCGTGGTGCTGCTGGCGTTGATGGCCACGCCGACCTACGCCGAGCGCGTCAAGGACATTGCCAGTGTCGCAGGCGTGCGTGAGAACCAGTTGCTCGGCTATGGCCTGGTGGTCGGTCTCGACGGCAGCGGCGACTCGCTTACACGCACCCGCTTTACCGCGCACAGCCTCTCGGCGTTGCTCAACCGCTACGGCATTACCCTGCCCGAAGGGGTGACACCCGATTCCAAGAACATCGCGGCCGTGATGGTCAGCGCGACCTTGCCGCCGTTCTCGAAGCCGGGTCAGCGCATCGACGTGACCGTGTCCTCGCTCGGAGATGCAAAGAACCTGCGCGGTGGGAGCCTGTTGATGACACCGTTGAAGGGCGCCGACGGTGCGATCTATGCCCTGGCGCAGGGCAACCTGACTGTCAGCGGGTTTGGTATCGAGGGTGCTGACGGTTCAAAGGTCACGGTGAACGTGCCGAGCAGCGCACGGGTGCCGAACGGGGCGACCGTGGAGCGCAGCGTACCCACGCCCTTTGGTGCGGCGGACGCGCTGTACTTCAATCTCCACACGCCCGACTTCACCACCGCCAAGCGGCTCGCCGACAAGTTCAACACGGCCCTCGGCCCGGGCAGCGCTTCGGCCCAGGATGCTGTGACCGTACGGGTGCTCGCGCCCCCAACCGTGGACCAACGCGTCGGCTTTCTGGCCTACCTCGAAGAACTCGAGATCGAGCCCGGCGAGGCGGCGGCCCGGGTGATTGTCAACTCGCGCACCGGCACGATCGTGATCGGCAGTCACGTGCGCGTCGGCCCCGCGGCGGTCACCCACGGCAGCTTGACCGTGTCGGTCAACGAGAATCCCGAGGTGTCGCAACCGAACGCGCTCGCTGGCGGGCAGACGGCTCAGGTCGAAGACACCGCCATCGATATCGACGAGGAGAACAACCGCATGTTCCTGTTCCGGGGCGAGACGTCGCTCTCGGAGATCGTGCGGGCCGTCAACCAGGTGGGTGCGGCGCCGAGTGATCTGGTTGCCATTCTGGAGGCGCTCAAGGAAGCGGGTGCACTCCAGGCGCAGTTGATTGTCATTTAG
- a CDS encoding flagellar basal body L-ring protein FlgH — protein sequence MRRLVVLFPLLMMSGCLHTELKNPPTPEFVPVIGASAPVIETAPTGSIYQAGRANELFRDLKAYRIGDVLTVVLSEDTSAEMRSTTTTKKDDNTSLGITSLLGSQYAPLDSPLGVQSDNSRSFSGTGNSSQSNSLDGQITVTVHDVLPNGNLLIRGEKRVTINRGIEFLQLSGIVRPEDVNAQNQVSSVRIADTQITYSSRGIVGDSNTAGWASRIFNSPWWPF from the coding sequence GTGCGTAGACTTGTAGTCCTGTTCCCGCTGCTCATGATGAGCGGTTGTCTTCACACGGAACTGAAGAACCCGCCCACACCGGAATTTGTTCCGGTGATCGGCGCCAGCGCGCCGGTCATCGAAACAGCGCCGACTGGCAGCATCTACCAGGCCGGTCGCGCAAACGAACTGTTCCGCGACCTCAAAGCCTACCGCATTGGTGATGTCCTCACCGTCGTGCTCTCCGAGGACACCTCGGCCGAGATGCGTTCGACGACCACGACCAAGAAAGACGACAACACGTCGCTCGGTATCACCAGCCTGCTCGGCAGCCAGTACGCGCCGCTCGACAGCCCGCTCGGGGTGCAAAGTGACAACTCGCGGTCGTTTTCCGGCACCGGCAACAGCAGCCAGAGCAACAGTCTCGACGGCCAGATCACCGTGACCGTGCACGATGTCCTGCCAAACGGCAATCTGCTGATCCGTGGCGAAAAACGCGTCACGATCAACCGCGGCATCGAGTTCCTGCAACTCAGCGGCATCGTCCGGCCAGAGGATGTGAACGCGCAGAACCAGGTGAGTTCGGTGCGCATCGCCGACACGCAGATCACCTACAGCAGCCGCGGTATCGTCGGTGATTCCAACACCGCCGGTTGGGCCTCGCGCATCTTCAACAGCCCGTGGTGGCCGTTCTGA